In Salvelinus namaycush isolate Seneca chromosome 37, SaNama_1.0, whole genome shotgun sequence, the following are encoded in one genomic region:
- the LOC120031173 gene encoding apoptosis-associated speck-like protein containing a CARD isoform X2 produces MSKTVGDILLGVLDDLGEAELKKFRRKLCDRKQEPKVRKGIVEKADPVDLVDILTRTFTEDGAVNVAIEVLAAINCEDVAKELTEFKKSQGSCVSSGDRMASATGPKKMNKDKHFVDHHRTALINRVSQLDPILDRLLDWDIITPNTYSDVKANRTTQNRMRELYDGPLKACGPKGKDIFLDILMELEPFLISDLKGE; encoded by the exons ATGTCGAAAACCGTTGGCGATATATTACTTGGAGTCCTTGATGACTTGGGAGAGGCTGAATTGAAGAAGTTCAGACGTAAACTCTGTGACCGTAAGCAGGAGCCAAAAGTTCGCAAGGGCATTGTTGAGAAAGCGGACCCAGTGGATTTGGTAGACATTCTGACCCGTACTTTCACTGAAGACGGCGCTGTGAATGTGGCTATAGAGGTCTTGGCGGCAATTAACTGCGAGGATGTCGCAAAGGAACTGACGGAATTCAAGAAAT CTCAAGGATCTTGCGTATCATCGGGTGATAGAATGGCAAGTGCAACTGGACCAAAGAAGATGAACAAAG ATAAACACTTTGTGGACCATCACCGGACGGCCCTGATCAACAGAGTGAGCCAGCTGGATCCCATATTGGATAGACTCCTGGACTGGGACATCATCACCCCAAACACCTACAGTGACGTGAAGGCTAACAGAACCACCCAGAACAGGATGAGGGAGCTCTACGATGGTCCTCTGAAAGCATGTGGGCCCAAAGGCAAAGATATATTCTTAGATATCCTGATGGAGCTGGAGCCATTCCTAATCAGCGACCTGAAGGGGGAATAG
- the LOC120031173 gene encoding apoptosis-associated speck-like protein containing a CARD isoform X1: MSKTVGDILLGVLDDLGEAELKKFRRKLCDRKQEPKVRKGIVEKADPVDLVDILTRTFTEDGAVNVAIEVLAAINCEDVAKELTEFKKSYFTAQGSCVSSGDRMASATGPKKMNKDKHFVDHHRTALINRVSQLDPILDRLLDWDIITPNTYSDVKANRTTQNRMRELYDGPLKACGPKGKDIFLDILMELEPFLISDLKGE; this comes from the exons ATGTCGAAAACCGTTGGCGATATATTACTTGGAGTCCTTGATGACTTGGGAGAGGCTGAATTGAAGAAGTTCAGACGTAAACTCTGTGACCGTAAGCAGGAGCCAAAAGTTCGCAAGGGCATTGTTGAGAAAGCGGACCCAGTGGATTTGGTAGACATTCTGACCCGTACTTTCACTGAAGACGGCGCTGTGAATGTGGCTATAGAGGTCTTGGCGGCAATTAACTGCGAGGATGTCGCAAAGGAACTGACGGAATTCAAGAAAT CCTATTTTACAGCTCAAGGATCTTGCGTATCATCGGGTGATAGAATGGCAAGTGCAACTGGACCAAAGAAGATGAACAAAG ATAAACACTTTGTGGACCATCACCGGACGGCCCTGATCAACAGAGTGAGCCAGCTGGATCCCATATTGGATAGACTCCTGGACTGGGACATCATCACCCCAAACACCTACAGTGACGTGAAGGCTAACAGAACCACCCAGAACAGGATGAGGGAGCTCTACGATGGTCCTCTGAAAGCATGTGGGCCCAAAGGCAAAGATATATTCTTAGATATCCTGATGGAGCTGGAGCCATTCCTAATCAGCGACCTGAAGGGGGAATAG
- the LOC120031074 gene encoding protein c-ets-1-B-like isoform X2 produces MEMYQAGYYMEDFRTQEVPAGLDFASYDCKGPEQQQYPESSGEPQKNPRPYDNKVTSSDSVLFNLDSYPEFNCWASYPSDGLTLDQSQAGVQDSTQTYHSLVPLCSPAQNGQFSPGMEDASTSNSFLPGKGTSHSGSPSTVSLDHLSEAEQSYTRHSGEQLYDSEAQKTSPSFWPDYPSPSYSASLLPPHHPPSCSSTPGPQQPSEQYCPRVAKRKSIHSQRPEREGGQVMGMSAYPGSGPIQLWQFLLELLLDSACCTFICWTGDGWEFKMSDPAEVAKRWGQCKNKPKMNYEKLSRGLRYYYHKNIIHKTTGKRYVYRFVLDVQGMLGKTAQEVLASLNILPTGTESSWQGQGAPVSSPVSSEAWASH; encoded by the exons ATGGAGATGTACCAAGCTGGATATTATATGGAAGACTTCAGGACACAGGAAGTCCCTGCTGGTTTGGACTTTGCATCATATG ACTGTAAAGGACCCGAGCAGCAACAGTATCCAGAGAGTTCTGGAGAGCCGCAGAAGAATCCACGTCCGTACGACAACAAAG TAACCTCCAGTGACTCTGTCCTGTTCAACCTGGATTCATACCCAGAGTTTAACTGTTGGGCATCATACCCAAGTG ATGGGCTGACTTTGGACCAGTCTCAAGCGGGGGTCCAGGATTCCACCCAGACGTACCACAGCCTTGTGCCCCTGTGTTCCCCAGCCCAGAATGGACAGTTCAGCCCTGGCATGGAGGATGCCAGCACCAGCAACTCCTTCCTCCCTGGAAAAGGAACGAGCCACAGCGGGTCCCCCAGCACTGTCAGCCTGGACCACCTCA GTGAAGCTGAACAAAGCTACACCCGTCACTCAGGTGAACAACTGTACGACTCAGAAGCACAGAAGACGTCACCCTCCTTCTGGCCAGACTACCCCTCTCCCAGCTACAGCGCATCCCTGCTGCCCCCTCACCACCCTCCATCTTGTTCCTCAACCCCTGGACCACAGCAGCCCTCAGAGCAATACTGCCCCCGTGTGGCCAAACGCAAAAGTATACACTCCCAAAGACCCGAGAGGGAAGGAGGACAAGTGATGGGAATGTCAGCTTATCCAG GATCAGGGCCCATCCAATTGTGGCAGTTCTTACTGGAGCTGCTTCTAGACTCCGCCTGCTGTACCTTCATCTGCTGGACAGGAGACGGTTGGGAGTTCAAAATGTCCGACCCAGCAGAG GTGGCCAAGCGCTGGGGCCAGTGTAAGAACAAGCCCAAGATGAACTACGAGAAGCTGAGCCGTGGCCTGCGCTACTACTACCACAAGAACATCATCCACAAAACGACGGGCAAGCGCTACGTCTACCGCTTCGTCTTGGACGTGCAGGGGATGCTGGGAAAGACGGCACAGGAGGTCCTGGCCAGCCTGAACATTTTACCCACGGGGACAGAGTCCTCCTGGCAAGGCCAGGGGGCACCAGTATCATCACCAGTGTCCAGCGAAGCATGGGCGTCGCATTAG
- the LOC120031074 gene encoding protein c-ets-1-B-like isoform X1, whose translation MEMYQAGYYMEDFRTQEVPAGLDFASYDYSDEDLSFLLDCKGPEQQQYPESSGEPQKNPRPYDNKVTSSDSVLFNLDSYPEFNCWASYPSDGLTLDQSQAGVQDSTQTYHSLVPLCSPAQNGQFSPGMEDASTSNSFLPGKGTSHSGSPSTVSLDHLSEAEQSYTRHSGEQLYDSEAQKTSPSFWPDYPSPSYSASLLPPHHPPSCSSTPGPQQPSEQYCPRVAKRKSIHSQRPEREGGQVMGMSAYPGSGPIQLWQFLLELLLDSACCTFICWTGDGWEFKMSDPAEVAKRWGQCKNKPKMNYEKLSRGLRYYYHKNIIHKTTGKRYVYRFVLDVQGMLGKTAQEVLASLNILPTGTESSWQGQGAPVSSPVSSEAWASH comes from the exons ATGGAGATGTACCAAGCTGGATATTATATGGAAGACTTCAGGACACAGGAAGTCCCTGCTGGTTTGGACTTTGCATCATATG ACTACAGTGATGAAGACCTGTCTTTTCTATTAGACTGTAAAGGACCCGAGCAGCAACAGTATCCAGAGAGTTCTGGAGAGCCGCAGAAGAATCCACGTCCGTACGACAACAAAG TAACCTCCAGTGACTCTGTCCTGTTCAACCTGGATTCATACCCAGAGTTTAACTGTTGGGCATCATACCCAAGTG ATGGGCTGACTTTGGACCAGTCTCAAGCGGGGGTCCAGGATTCCACCCAGACGTACCACAGCCTTGTGCCCCTGTGTTCCCCAGCCCAGAATGGACAGTTCAGCCCTGGCATGGAGGATGCCAGCACCAGCAACTCCTTCCTCCCTGGAAAAGGAACGAGCCACAGCGGGTCCCCCAGCACTGTCAGCCTGGACCACCTCA GTGAAGCTGAACAAAGCTACACCCGTCACTCAGGTGAACAACTGTACGACTCAGAAGCACAGAAGACGTCACCCTCCTTCTGGCCAGACTACCCCTCTCCCAGCTACAGCGCATCCCTGCTGCCCCCTCACCACCCTCCATCTTGTTCCTCAACCCCTGGACCACAGCAGCCCTCAGAGCAATACTGCCCCCGTGTGGCCAAACGCAAAAGTATACACTCCCAAAGACCCGAGAGGGAAGGAGGACAAGTGATGGGAATGTCAGCTTATCCAG GATCAGGGCCCATCCAATTGTGGCAGTTCTTACTGGAGCTGCTTCTAGACTCCGCCTGCTGTACCTTCATCTGCTGGACAGGAGACGGTTGGGAGTTCAAAATGTCCGACCCAGCAGAG GTGGCCAAGCGCTGGGGCCAGTGTAAGAACAAGCCCAAGATGAACTACGAGAAGCTGAGCCGTGGCCTGCGCTACTACTACCACAAGAACATCATCCACAAAACGACGGGCAAGCGCTACGTCTACCGCTTCGTCTTGGACGTGCAGGGGATGCTGGGAAAGACGGCACAGGAGGTCCTGGCCAGCCTGAACATTTTACCCACGGGGACAGAGTCCTCCTGGCAAGGCCAGGGGGCACCAGTATCATCACCAGTGTCCAGCGAAGCATGGGCGTCGCATTAG